CGGGCCTCAAGACGATTCCGTCTTTGTCCTGTAGTCGGCCTCGCCCGTTGGTAATCCGAAATGAAAACTATCCTGCGCCATTTCCAAGGTGAATTTCTTCGCCGCTTATTGTTGATCGCTTTTCCGATCGCTTTGCAAACCATGCTGTTTTCCAGCCGCAGCCTGGTTGACATTATGATGCTGGGCCAGTTGGGGGAGCTGGATGTGGCCGCAATCGGCATTGCCGGCCGGGCGGTATTTGTCGCGACCCTGATGATCTTCGGTGTCACGACCGGCGGGGCATTGCTGACGGCGCAATACTGGGGGGCCGGCAATCACCAGGGGGTCCGACAAAGTACCGCGCTGACGATCCTGATGACCTTGCTCGCTGCATTGGGAGCCGGGCTGATTTTCCTGTTTGCGCCGCAAGCGGTGATCGGCATGGCGACAAATTCTGAAGTGGTGATTGCCCTTGGCTCTGAGTACCTGATGATCACCGCGTTTAGCCTGTTTACCATGGCCTGGGGCAGCAGTATTGCGGTCGGCCTGCGGGCGATGCACCAACCGGGCATTGCGACCATCTTCAGTGCCATTGGCATTGTGTTGAACATTTTCCTGAACTGGGTGCTGATTTTCGGCCACTTCGGGTTTCCGGCGCTGGGGATTGCCGGGGCGGCCTGGGCGACGCTGCTGAGTGGTTTAATTGAGGCCGTGTTGCTGTATGTCTATCTCAGCCACCGCCGGCATCTCCTGGCGATGAACTTGCGGCTGCTGCTGGGGGCGGTGGAACTGGGCAAGATCCGCCGATTCCTCTCACTGTCGATGCCGACGACGTTCAACCACTTGGCGTGGTCGATGGGTATTTTTGCCTATCACGCTATTATCGGACAATCCGGCGTAGAAGGGCTGGCCGCGTTGTCGGTAATGACGCCGATTGAGTCTTTTGCCCTGGCACTGCTGATCGGTATTTCCAATGCTTCGGCGGTGTTGATCGGCAACCAGCTCGGCGCGAACAACCATGAGGCGGCATACTATCAGGCTTGGGCGGTGTCTCTGTTTAACTTCTGCTGCGCCGTGGTGGTGGCTTTGGTGATGGTGCTGTGCAAAGATCTGGTATTGGACCTGTTTTCGGCGTTATCCGGCGAGAGTCGCGCGCTGGCAGAGCATTTCTTCCTGATCTTCGCCGTGGCCGTGGTGGTGAAAAGTATTCCGATGACGATGATTGTCGGCGTGCTTCGCGCGGGTGGGGATATTCGGTTTTGCCTGTATCAGGATATGGTCGCGCAGTGGCTGGTCGGCATCCCGCTGACGGCTTTCTGTGCCTTTATCTTGCAATTACCGTTAGAATGGATTTATGCCATGTTAATTGTGGAAGAGCTGGTGAAGTCTGTCGGCTCGACGATTCGGCTTAAGTCCCGTTCATGGATGAATAACCTGGTGGCTGACGGTTAAGCTTTCATTGGGGCTGATTGGTCTGACAGGGACGCGTGGTATGGATAAAGTTTATTGATTTTTAAGAACTTTGTGGTTGAGGATTAAACGGACTGTTTAATTTGTAGATGGTTTGAAACGTATGACGCCAAAATGGCGGATAAGCCGGGTAAAGTACTTTCTCATGCCCCGGCTTTGCTGTACATTTCGTTTCCGAAACCACCTACAAACGTTTGGGGAATTGGATGTTACGACTCGTGGAGCTGTGCAAAGGCTATCAGGATGGGGCTGAATACCATTCTGTACTGCAGGGTGCAGAGCTGGCGCTGAATCAAGGTGAGCAATTGGCCCTGATGGGTGAAAGCGGCTCGGGCAAGAGTACCCTGCTGAACCTGATTGCCGGGCTGGATACGGTGGACTCCGGCGAAGTCTGGCTGGGGGAAACGCCAATTCATGCCATCACCGAGCGGGAGCGGACAGCGTTCCGTCGTAACAATATTGGTCTTGTTTTTCAACAGTTTAACTTACTCCCGACGCTGACAACCGCCGATAACATCCGTTTTTGCCGCCAACTCAAAGGGCTGGACGAAAAACCGGAGTTATGGCGTCAGATTATCTCGGCGCTGGATCTCATGCCGTTGCTCGGCCGCTACCCGGAAGAGATGTCCGGTGGCCAGCAACAGCGGGCGGCAATCGCCCGGGCGCTGTATATGGAGCCGCAAATTCTGTTGGCGGATGAGCCGACCGGCAGCCTGGATGAGCGTAACGCCGGGGCGGTGATCCGCTTGCTGGTGAACCTGACCCGTCAGCTCGATTGTACCCTGTTGCTGGTCACGCACAGTAAGCAGGTTGCTGAGCACATGAGTGGCTGTATTCGACTGCAGGGAGGTCAACTGCATGTTCAGCCCCGTAGCTAAGGCGCTCTGGGGGCACTATAAACGCCACCCGTTTCAAATTGTGTTGGTGTGGCTGGGCCTGACGCTCGGCATCGCCTTGCTGGTCGGCGTCATGGGCGTCAATCAGCAAGCCAGGGAAAGCTACCGCCAGGGCGAGCAACTTTTTTCCAATCCTTTTCCTTACCGAATTCGTCATCAGCAACCGGCCATGAAAGTGCCTCAGGCTTTCTATATTGATCTGCGCCGGGCCGGCTTTTCCCAATGCGTTCCGATGGATCAACACCGGGTGGTGACCGATGACAATCGGGACTATGAGATCGTCGGCATTGATCCGGTGGCGATGATGTCTAGTTTCAAAGTACGCGCTACGGCTGACCGTCAGGTGCAGATGCTCTCGCTGATGCAGCCGCCGTATCCGATCATGGTTGGCGAGCAACTGGCGTACTATATGGGTGTTGAGGACGGGCAGTTTCTCAAGCTCGACAACGGCAAATCGATAGGCCCGCTACGGGTGGTTGAAGAAGAGCGGGTCCGTGGTCCGCGGATGATCGCCGATATGGCGGTGATCCGGGATCTGTATCCGAGTGCCGGGTTGTCTGCCATTCTGTGTGCCGAGATGTCTCATGAGCGGTTAAATCAACTGGCCGCCGAACTCCCCCCCGCCTTGCAGCTGGAGCACAACCAGAGTGAGACGCTGGAGCCGCTTACCGATGCGTTTCACCTGAACCTGTTTGCGATGGGGATGCTGGCGTTTGTGGTCGGTTTGTTCATCTTCTATCAGGCAATGTCGCTCTCGCTGACCCAGCGCCAGCCGCTGGTCGGACTGTTGCGCCAGGCCGGGGTCTCGGGCACGCAACTGACTCAGGCGTTGCTGCTGGAGCTGCTGGGGTGGATTGTTTTGGGTCTGATTGGCGGCAACTTGCTGGGATTGGTGCTGGCGCAGCAGCTGCTGCCGTCCGTTGCGGAGACGCTGAACAACCTGTACGGGGCTAACGTCAGCCTGGAAGTGGCGTGGCACTGGCAATGGGGGCTGGCGTCGCTGGCCATCGCCATGTGTGGCTGTTTGCTGTCCTGCGGCTGGCCGTTGATCCGTCTGATCAAAACCCAGCCGGCCCGGTTGTCGACCCATATGGCGCTGGTGCGTTTCAGCGGGCGGGAGTTCGCCTGGCAGGCTTTCTTCTCCTGTCTCTTTATTGCAGCGGCCTGGGGCGTATTTCAGTTGCCGCATGGTCAGTTGGCCGGATTTGTCCTGATTGCCTTTATTCTGATTGCTTCGGCGCTGGTGATGCCGTTCTTGCTGTGGCAGTTGTTCAGGAGTCTGGGGTTACTCGTGCGCTCGGCCAGGTTGCGTTGGTTCTTCTCGGACGCTGCCGCCAGTCTGAGTTATCGTGGCGTTGCTTCGATGGCCTTTATGCTGGCACTGGCCTCGAACATCGGGATGGAAACCATGGTCGGCAGTTTTCGCAGTACCACTCAGGTCTGGCTGGATCAGCGGCTGGCGGCGGACATTTACGTGCGCCCGTCGATGAACGTTGCCCCGCGTATCGCCCAGTGGCTGGAGAAACGCGATGATGTGCGTCAGGTCTGGTGGCAGTGGCGAAAAGAGCTACCGACGGATGAAGGCACCCTGCAGGTGGTCAGTATTGGCGGGACGCAACAGGAGCAGGAGGCACTGTCGATCAAGGTTGCGATCCCCGAATACTGGCAAAAGCTTCACCATCAGCGGGCGGTGCTGGTGAGTGAATCACTGGCGCTTAAGCGCGGCTGGCAACCGGGTCAGCACATCAACCTGCCGTCTCCGATAAATGAGCGCTGGCAGATTGCCGGGATTTACTACGACTACGGCAACCCATATGGCCAGATCATGATGTCGCATAAACGCTGGCAGACCTTGTGGCCGCAGAACGGACAGGTCGGCTTGGCCGTTCATCTGAAGCCGGGTACGGATAGCATGGATGTGATGAAAGCCATTGGCGAGCGTTTCCGTTTGCCGCCGGAGCGGGTGCGTAACAATGTCGAACTGATGGCGCAGGCGATGCGGGTGTTTGACCGCACCTTCATCATTACCGCGACGCTGGGCAAACTGACGCTATTTGTGGCGGTCTGCGGCTTATTCTTTGCCACGGTTGCCGGTGAAGTCTCCCGTCAGCGCCAGTTCGCCCTGTTGCGCTGTATGGGTATGACGGGCCGTGAACTGGCTTTGCTTGGCGGGGGACAACTTCTGCTGATCGGGCTGCTGACATCGATCATCGCATTGCCGCTGGGGCTGATCCTCGCCCAGTTGCTCATCGACGTGGTGTTGAAATATTCGTTTGGCTGGACCATGCCGGTGCAGTATTTCCCGTTTGAGTATCTGACTTCGCTGGGCTCGGCGCTCGTCGTCCTGCTGGCCGCAGGCGCCTGGCCGGTCTGGCGGCTAGTGAAGCGATCGGCCATCCTGTCACTGCGGGAGGCTTTCTGATGCGGAGCAGGCTATTAGTGCTGTGGCTGACGGGGTTATTGCTGACCGCCGGGTTACTGGGGTGTGAGCCTGCTGAGCAGGAGCGGGCCAATACGGTCGAAATCCTGAGCCAGGGACTCGACGCCGACGATCAGAATTTTGCAGCCGTTGTACCCGGCAAGACCTGGCAGTTTCCGCAGGATCATCTCAGCCATCCGAGCTTTAAAACAGAGTGGTGGTATCTGACGGCGAACCTGACTTCACCGGAAGGAAAAACCTTCGGTGTTCAGTGGACTTTATTTCGTTTTGCCGGTCGGAATACGGCCGAGGCTGGCTGGCACAGCCCGCAAATGTACATGGCACATGTGGCGGTGACCGGCGAGAAGCAGCTGTGGCATGCCGAGCGCTTTGCCCGGGGCGGTATTGGTCAGGCGGGCGTTGCCGGCAATCCATTCCGGGCCTGGCTGGATAACTGGTCATGGCGCTCCGAGGACAGCAACCCGTTTCCGGGGACGCTGTCGTTTGCGGATGAGCACATGGTCGCAACCCTGCAGGTTCAAAATCAGGGCGCCCTGATTTTTCAGGGAGAGAACGGCTACAGCCGCAAACACGTCAGTCAGGAGATTGCTTCTTACTATTACAGTGCCCCGTTTCTGCATCTGGAGGGCACGCTGGTGCTGGACGGACTGCCTTATCAGGTCTCCGGACCGGGCTGGCTGGATCGGGAATGGAGCAGTGAAGGGCTGGCGCAAAGTCAGCTGGGCTGGGACTGGTTCTCGCTGCATCTCGACGATGGCAGTGCCCTGATGCTGTATCAGATCCGGGAAGCGGATTCAGTGCCGTATTATTTTGGCTCGCGGAGCTGGCCGGACGGCAGGGTCGTGACGCTCTCGGCGGACGAGATCCGGATGATCCCGATTGCCAATGCCCGCCATGAAGGCAAGCTTTACCCGGTGCAGTGGCAGATCGCTGTCCCGAGCCAACAGATTCAAGTGAAAGTGGATGTGGTCCGTAAGGAACAATGGTTGCCGTTTATGTTTTCCTATTGGGAAGGCCCGGTCAGGGTCAGCGGCAGTCATACCGGACAGGGATTTATGGAGTTGACCGGCTATTAAGTGGCGACATCACAGGTGGATGTTGTGCTTGACCGTCGGTTTGCCATAAAAAGAATTAGGATGAAATTGTGACCAATACGATAACGATTGATGAAAACATGCTGGGGCAACGGTTGATCAACCACCGGCGGGAATTTCATCGCTATCCGGAATCGGCCTGGTGTGAGTTTTTCACCACCAGCCGAATTGCCGGACTGTTGCAGTCGCTCGGTTATGCACTGCATTTTTCGGATGCCATTATCCATCGTGACGCCATCATGGGACGGGATGAAACCGAAGTTGCCCAGGCCCGGGAACGGGCGATGAGCTGGGGTGCCGACGCCAGTTTCATGGCCCAGATGGATGGGATCACCGGTGTCGGTGCCGTGCTGGAGACCGGCCGCCCCGGACCTGTGATTGCCCTCCGTTTTGATATTGATGCGGTGGAAGTCCGTGAAAGCCAGGAAGATGCGCACCGGCCGCGGTTCCTGGGGTTTGCCTCGCTCCAGGCGGGCGTGACCCATGCCTGCGGCCATGATGCGCATACGGCGATTGGCCTCGGCGTTGCTGAAATTCTGGCGGCCAACCGTGATGCTTTGTGCGGGACGATCAAGCTGCTGTTCCAGCCTGCTGAAGAAGGGTGCCGGGCCGGCAAGGCGGTCGCGCAAAGCGGCTGGCTTGACGACGTCGATTATTTCTTTGCCGCCCATATCGGGATGAATGTGCCGAGTGGCACGCTGGTATGCGATCCGCAGCATTTCCTTTGTAGCTCGAAGTTCGATCTGCATTTTTCGGGCAAAGCGGCTCATGCCGGGATCGAACCCAATGCCGGGCGTAATGCCTTGGCGGCGGCCTGTACCGCAGTCACGCAAATGCTGGCCATTCCCCGGCACCGTGACGGGATGACCCGGATCAACGTCGGCCAGTTTCATGCCGGTGACGGCCGGAACGTGATCCCGGCCAAAGCCGTGTTGATGGGGGAAACCCGGGGCGAGAACCGAACCCTGAACAGCTATATGTACCAGCAGGTCGAACAGATAGCCCGGGCTGCGGCCCAGATGCACGGGGTGGCGCTGGAGATCAAAACCCAAGGTGAGGCGATTGGGCTGGAAAACGATCCGGCGCTGGTGGCGATGCTGGCCAAGCTGGGCCTGAGCAGCGGATTTAGCCAGGTGGTGCTGGAAAAAGATTTCGGCGCCAGTGAAGATGCCGGTTATCTGGTCGAACGGGTTCAGGCCAACGGCGGCAAGGCAATTTATTGTCTGGTGGGCTCTGATCTGGCTGCCGGCCACCACAGCGGTGATTTTGACATTGATGAAAGCCGGATGCTGCCGGCGGTCAAGTTGTTCTTAAACGCAATCAGCGAGTTGCAAACGCACCCGGTCTGACCGGCCTTTGTATGGAATCTGTCAGCACGGCCCGACCCACCAGCTAAGCTGTAGGGTAGGGCAATCAAGCTGCTGGCAGCTTTCGGCAGAGGAGCGTGCGTCATCATGGGCAGAACCATCAGTGCCAAGAATAACTTCTTTTATCTGACCGCCTCGCTGGTCATCCTGTTGATCAGCGCCACCCTGACCCAGGCTCTCAGCGGCAGCTGGTTTGACTGGGTGCTCAAAGGGGTGACGTTGTTCAATTTTGCCGTTTGTCTGATCAGTTTACAGGTCGACAAAGTCTGGTTTCGCTTTCTGATCACCGTCGCCATCGGCTGGGGGATGGTTTCGGTTGGTAAGGTGTTTTTCCCCTCCCGCGAAATGGACGCCGTGGTTCTGGCACTGATGCTTTGCTTCTTCCTCGGGACGTTCAAAATCATCGCCCGAAAGATCCTGTTCACCGGCTCTGTTGATATCAATAAAGTGGTCGGCTCGGTGGCGTTGTTTCTGTTGCTCGGCCTGATGTGGGCCATGGTGTACTTGATTATCATGGAATTTTCACCGCAGGCGTTTACCGGTATGACGCAACAGCCCTGGGGGGAAAATTTTGCCAACGTCACGTATTTCAGCTTTGTGACCCTCACCACCTTAGGCTATGGTGACATTAGTCCGCTCTCTGAGGTCGCGCGGGTTGCGGTCTATCTCGAGGCAATCGCCGGCATTTTTTATATGGCCATTGTGGTGGCCAGTCTGGTGGGTGCCAGCCAGCAGCACCGGGGAGAGAAGCAGGATCCCCCATAGTTCTGGTTTTCTGGATGAAGGTCAGGAACACACGAAGTTTTGTTTGTGAAGGAGCACGACATGAAACGCAATGTTTTTCAGAAAGCCCGGCGGTTCATTAATCAACTGGAGGTGTTGGCCGAGACGTTCAGTCTCCCCCGGGTTGAGACGAAAGTCGCGGGTGCGGTCGGCGGTGATGCGCCGGGCAATGCCCTGGCTAATCAAACGGTTTTTATCAGTGGCGGCTCGCGGGGCATTGGGTTGGCGATTGCCAAGCGGTGCGCCCAAGCCGGAGCGACGGTGGTGATTGCCGCAAAGACCACAGCGCCGCATCCGAAGCTGCCGGGCACAATTTATTCGGCCGCGGATGAAATCAATCAGCTGGGCGTTGGTAAAGCCATTCCGGTGGTGCTGGATATTCGCGACGAAGATGCGATTGAGCAGGCGGTTGCCCAGGTGGTCAAACAAACCGGCGGCATTGATGTGGTGATCAACAATGCCAGCGCGATCCACCTGGCGGATATGGAAAATACGCCCAGCAAAAAGTTTGACCTGATGTTCTCGATTAATGTCCGGGGAACGTTTCTGCTGACCCAGGCGTGCTTACCGCATCTTCGACGCGCGGCAAATGCGCATATTGTTACTTTGTCGCCGCCTATCAGCCTGCAACCGAAATGGTTTGCGGCCCACGGCGCTTACACCACCTCTAAATATGCGATGTCGATGATGGCGATGACGTTTGCCGAAGAGCTGGCAGCGTATGATATCGCTTCGAACGCCCTGTGGCCGAAGAGCACCATCGCCACCTCGGCGATTGAGAACATGGTCGGCGGTAAGTTCCTTGAAGATCGCTCCCGCAAACCCGAGATCATGGCCGATGCCTGTTATGCGGTGATCACCCGCGATGCCAAAACTTGCAGCGGCAATTTCTTCATCGATGAAGATGTCCTGCGTGAGCAGGGCATCACGGATTTTGACCACTATGCCTGTCAGCCGGGTCATCCGTTGCAGCGGGATCTGTTTTTGGAAGATTAGGGCTGCGTTTCACTTGCCCGGGTTGCCGGAGCGTTACTCTTTACGGTATCGCCCGCGATTTGTCGTGCCATCACGACGCAGTCGATGCCCGGGCCGAAACCGTCTTTTGTTTGGCTTGTGACCACGAAACCTCGTTTGGCATAGAACCCTTGCGTATGCTGAGAAGTTTCGATTGTTATCGTCGTCACGGTCTGGTCTGCTTTCAGTCGGCTGAGCCTGTAATCCGTGAGCTGCGTTCCCAGCTTTTGTCCATGAAAGTCCCGGTGCACCATACCCCAGCT
Above is a window of Photobacterium sp. TY1-4 DNA encoding:
- a CDS encoding MATE family efflux transporter, with product MKTILRHFQGEFLRRLLLIAFPIALQTMLFSSRSLVDIMMLGQLGELDVAAIGIAGRAVFVATLMIFGVTTGGALLTAQYWGAGNHQGVRQSTALTILMTLLAALGAGLIFLFAPQAVIGMATNSEVVIALGSEYLMITAFSLFTMAWGSSIAVGLRAMHQPGIATIFSAIGIVLNIFLNWVLIFGHFGFPALGIAGAAWATLLSGLIEAVLLYVYLSHRRHLLAMNLRLLLGAVELGKIRRFLSLSMPTTFNHLAWSMGIFAYHAIIGQSGVEGLAALSVMTPIESFALALLIGISNASAVLIGNQLGANNHEAAYYQAWAVSLFNFCCAVVVALVMVLCKDLVLDLFSALSGESRALAEHFFLIFAVAVVVKSIPMTMIVGVLRAGGDIRFCLYQDMVAQWLVGIPLTAFCAFILQLPLEWIYAMLIVEELVKSVGSTIRLKSRSWMNNLVADG
- a CDS encoding ABC transporter ATP-binding protein, producing the protein MLRLVELCKGYQDGAEYHSVLQGAELALNQGEQLALMGESGSGKSTLLNLIAGLDTVDSGEVWLGETPIHAITERERTAFRRNNIGLVFQQFNLLPTLTTADNIRFCRQLKGLDEKPELWRQIISALDLMPLLGRYPEEMSGGQQQRAAIARALYMEPQILLADEPTGSLDERNAGAVIRLLVNLTRQLDCTLLLVTHSKQVAEHMSGCIRLQGGQLHVQPRS
- a CDS encoding FtsX-like permease family protein; protein product: MFSPVAKALWGHYKRHPFQIVLVWLGLTLGIALLVGVMGVNQQARESYRQGEQLFSNPFPYRIRHQQPAMKVPQAFYIDLRRAGFSQCVPMDQHRVVTDDNRDYEIVGIDPVAMMSSFKVRATADRQVQMLSLMQPPYPIMVGEQLAYYMGVEDGQFLKLDNGKSIGPLRVVEEERVRGPRMIADMAVIRDLYPSAGLSAILCAEMSHERLNQLAAELPPALQLEHNQSETLEPLTDAFHLNLFAMGMLAFVVGLFIFYQAMSLSLTQRQPLVGLLRQAGVSGTQLTQALLLELLGWIVLGLIGGNLLGLVLAQQLLPSVAETLNNLYGANVSLEVAWHWQWGLASLAIAMCGCLLSCGWPLIRLIKTQPARLSTHMALVRFSGREFAWQAFFSCLFIAAAWGVFQLPHGQLAGFVLIAFILIASALVMPFLLWQLFRSLGLLVRSARLRWFFSDAAASLSYRGVASMAFMLALASNIGMETMVGSFRSTTQVWLDQRLAADIYVRPSMNVAPRIAQWLEKRDDVRQVWWQWRKELPTDEGTLQVVSIGGTQQEQEALSIKVAIPEYWQKLHHQRAVLVSESLALKRGWQPGQHINLPSPINERWQIAGIYYDYGNPYGQIMMSHKRWQTLWPQNGQVGLAVHLKPGTDSMDVMKAIGERFRLPPERVRNNVELMAQAMRVFDRTFIITATLGKLTLFVAVCGLFFATVAGEVSRQRQFALLRCMGMTGRELALLGGGQLLLIGLLTSIIALPLGLILAQLLIDVVLKYSFGWTMPVQYFPFEYLTSLGSALVVLLAAGAWPVWRLVKRSAILSLREAF
- a CDS encoding lipocalin-like domain-containing protein, with translation MRSRLLVLWLTGLLLTAGLLGCEPAEQERANTVEILSQGLDADDQNFAAVVPGKTWQFPQDHLSHPSFKTEWWYLTANLTSPEGKTFGVQWTLFRFAGRNTAEAGWHSPQMYMAHVAVTGEKQLWHAERFARGGIGQAGVAGNPFRAWLDNWSWRSEDSNPFPGTLSFADEHMVATLQVQNQGALIFQGENGYSRKHVSQEIASYYYSAPFLHLEGTLVLDGLPYQVSGPGWLDREWSSEGLAQSQLGWDWFSLHLDDGSALMLYQIREADSVPYYFGSRSWPDGRVVTLSADEIRMIPIANARHEGKLYPVQWQIAVPSQQIQVKVDVVRKEQWLPFMFSYWEGPVRVSGSHTGQGFMELTGY
- a CDS encoding amidohydrolase gives rise to the protein MTNTITIDENMLGQRLINHRREFHRYPESAWCEFFTTSRIAGLLQSLGYALHFSDAIIHRDAIMGRDETEVAQARERAMSWGADASFMAQMDGITGVGAVLETGRPGPVIALRFDIDAVEVRESQEDAHRPRFLGFASLQAGVTHACGHDAHTAIGLGVAEILAANRDALCGTIKLLFQPAEEGCRAGKAVAQSGWLDDVDYFFAAHIGMNVPSGTLVCDPQHFLCSSKFDLHFSGKAAHAGIEPNAGRNALAAACTAVTQMLAIPRHRDGMTRINVGQFHAGDGRNVIPAKAVLMGETRGENRTLNSYMYQQVEQIARAAAQMHGVALEIKTQGEAIGLENDPALVAMLAKLGLSSGFSQVVLEKDFGASEDAGYLVERVQANGGKAIYCLVGSDLAAGHHSGDFDIDESRMLPAVKLFLNAISELQTHPV
- a CDS encoding potassium channel family protein yields the protein MGRTISAKNNFFYLTASLVILLISATLTQALSGSWFDWVLKGVTLFNFAVCLISLQVDKVWFRFLITVAIGWGMVSVGKVFFPSREMDAVVLALMLCFFLGTFKIIARKILFTGSVDINKVVGSVALFLLLGLMWAMVYLIIMEFSPQAFTGMTQQPWGENFANVTYFSFVTLTTLGYGDISPLSEVARVAVYLEAIAGIFYMAIVVASLVGASQQHRGEKQDPP
- a CDS encoding SDR family oxidoreductase, with protein sequence MKRNVFQKARRFINQLEVLAETFSLPRVETKVAGAVGGDAPGNALANQTVFISGGSRGIGLAIAKRCAQAGATVVIAAKTTAPHPKLPGTIYSAADEINQLGVGKAIPVVLDIRDEDAIEQAVAQVVKQTGGIDVVINNASAIHLADMENTPSKKFDLMFSINVRGTFLLTQACLPHLRRAANAHIVTLSPPISLQPKWFAAHGAYTTSKYAMSMMAMTFAEELAAYDIASNALWPKSTIATSAIENMVGGKFLEDRSRKPEIMADACYAVITRDAKTCSGNFFIDEDVLREQGITDFDHYACQPGHPLQRDLFLED
- a CDS encoding GNAT family N-acetyltransferase, which codes for MTFKRYETADRTQCINIFDSNLNTFFAPSERDEFIAFLDALDASSDYFVYTNGDRILACGGIEKHRNLGSLSWGMVHRDFHGQKLGTQLTDYRLSRLKADQTVTTITIETSQHTQGFYAKRGFVVTSQTKDGFGPGIDCVVMARQIAGDTVKSNAPATRASETQP